The genome window TTTCGTCGGTTTTCCGCGGATTCCCAGCTACGCTATACCATTCTCACGTCTTTTATTCTACCTCGAATTCCGTCAGtctcacaaattttgttttagttctcagatatttttctttaacaaaaaaaaaagagtcgGAACATCTCCGTCTCCAATGTcgtgaaaaaatattgcagTTTGTGTAGATAGATATAAGTTAAGTGTATGCTAAAAATGATTCACAATTTCTCCCTTCTACTTCCAGATTATGTCTACTTTGAGACATCATCATCGTCACCTTATCAAATTCGTCGAATAGAAGAACTAAATAAAACGCCTTCCGGCAATGTTGAGGCTAAAGTAATGTGCTTTTACCGACGAAGAGATTTGCCAAATCCTTTAGTTCAACTAGCTGACAAACATCAAAGTAAGTATCACAATAAACTCCACTATCGTATCACCAATATAATATTTGCGACAAGAGAGGAAGGAGTGTTGTATGTATGGTGTGAAATTtcgattaattaaattgattttattgcaTCTGATATAAGCTTGCTTGTGTATCAACATCGGGTTAttagaatttatattttattagtCTGAGTCGTGCCATTAACTAAAATTTTGGATTTCATTTGGATACACTCACTATAGGCGAAACATTTTCGTGGCTGgagaatttatgaaattttttttgttattttatttttcgttgttgtatTAACAAACGGCTGTGTACCCACAATATACGAATGTACCAAACGTcgagatagatagatagatatacAAATGTATGCATATTTAGTTTTCTACACACATGTGTCGTTATATACATATAGACTACTTATATTTATGCTACGTAGAGTAGTCGCACAGAAATATCGATTTGGTTGTGCTTCCCCACTCACACCCAGCATCATCTCATACCCAGAGATCTTGTATTATCACTCACAGTACACAACACAGTGGTACAACACACACCACCACCACCCCGAAATTCCATAATACTTTAACCACCCAACACATCCCAACCCAGCCTCCTTCAAAAACGCCTCATCATATTGTGGAAGTGGCGGGTAGACGAAAAACAGTACCTGGTGGGTTATATTTTAGAGGTATTATTCTTTTGAGAGCGCAAATAACTGAAGGGTCGAGaagatacacatttttttttctgtgtgttgCTGCCACagttggtgttgttgttgttgttattaatttgattaaacCAAATTCTCAAATCTTTTTCTTGTCGAGTCTCACACGAACCATCTTGTTTTCTAAGTTTCCATTCCGTAATGTCAATTACGTCTAATCTGTCTGGTATGTATAAATCGTTAGCATTCAACAGCATTCACAAGATAAAGAAAATCAGCAACACATCAGTTTCTCTCGTATGTAAATTTCGATTTGATTATTGTGTGCGATGAAAAGCATGTTATTTAAGGCTTGATTTGCGGGCGTCTgcatcaatattttcatttaagctTGGCGTACCAATCGATTTAGATGCTAGAGTAAACGTTGTGCCGATTACTTTCTTGCCTTTATTCCATACAACAACCGGTCAGATTATCCAAATTATCTTAAAACCAGAAAATTCTCACAAATTCCATCGTTTTTCGTTTGAACGGAATGAATGTCATTTAAAGTACACCAGACGAATTGACGACCGGCAATTTTCAGATGACTCGACAACATTGCACTCATTTATGTATGTGGAGCATTATCCTGCCTAACAAACTTTGACGGCATTCTGTCAAGTTCAATAAACTAACCATTCAGTTGTTGCTTTTTACAATGCAACAGCAAAATCCCTACCTACCTAAAACAAAACGTTTATCGGATTGGTTTGATTATAAACGTTCCCAGATTCCTAGCTGCTGTTCCTATTGCATCGATAATTTCATACACGAATACACACCATAAAATTCGATAGCACATAAAATCGACAACAAATGTACTCGGCGAGATATAGTTGCTGTCCgtgtttgtgttttattttcaaaatacatGATTTTAGTCTTAAAACagtttcataatttattaGAACACATAATTGGCAGACCTTTccatttttaaaacgaaaaacggatttttAGGAAAGtttcgtccaatttttttttttctggtcgTTAGCTATGTATAACACAGACACACACACGCACCAAAAGCCTCACTTTAATCTCGCAAATGGAGAATAATCAGACAATCAAGATcggaaattttgcattttttcttgttgtacAATGTAAGAGAGAGAATGTGAAaggacgttttttttttgcagtgaGAGAACCAATGGACCTTTCaagttttcaattatttttttttttcaagtttttctttcctgaaaaattcaatgaaattttaccATTCAACGTCAACTACACAAAAAAGGAAACCATGAATGACTTTAGTTCATTTGAATGAATGgcttgaaattttattagctTACCCGGTTTGAAAGCTTTTACaaattcatacaattttttcgtttgatgACGAAAGTCTTGTCCATTTACGAATCCTactcaatttcaattatctCTTTTTCCAGTTGAAACGTCGGACGAGTCACCAGTAGCcatgaaattgaagaaaatgtggCTGAAATTACCTGTTTGCGAGGAACAAGCTGTTCAATCCACCGTCGACGATTCAATGGGTAACGTTTTTCTTCAAACCTTGCAATTGTAGTGTGTGTGGTCTCTAATTACGAAAactattattttttgtttgaaccAATAGATGCGCTAGAAGAAGAACGAAACAGTCCGTGTGCGAATTTCCCAAACAAAGTCAAAGGGGAGTCCTTATCACAAAAACAACGTCATCAAATGAAACATCGTGAACTGTTTTTATCGCGACAAGTTGAAACATTGCCGGCCACGCATATTCGAGGAAAATGTTCGGTGACATTGTTGAACGAAACGGAATCGCTACTTAGCTATTTAAACAAAGACGTGAGTAAATAGTAATGTAAACCGATCCaattgcaatttaaatttttcgttaaattttgacCCAACTTTCATGCAAACAATTTTCCTGATGCCTTTTTcgttaatcaatttttcatcgtTCTTTCTTCCGTACAGGACACATTTTTCTATTGTCTTGTGTTCGATCCTACACAAAAAACACTATTAGCTGATAAGGGGGAGATACGTGTAGGTAGCAGTTATCAAACGGAAGTGCCGCCACTATTGCGCGACGGTGAAAAAGATCCCAGATTAACAGAAAGTTTGGAGACCCTTGTGTGGACACCACATCACAATCTAACAGATAGGAAAATAGATCAATTTTTAGTGGTGTCAAGATCTGTAGGAACTTTTGCTCGTGCCCTGGATTGTAGTAGTTCTGTTAAACAGCCGTCCCTCCATATGTCAGCCGCAGCGGCTAGTCGTGATATAACTTTAGTaagtaaaaaaacaaaacaaaaaaaaatcaaaaactctcTAACGGGCATCGCActaaattttgtcattttcattcCATTCGAAACAGTTTCATGCTATGGACACATTGCATAAACATACATATTCAATCGAATCGGCAATGTGTTCACTAGTTCCGTCGAGTGGTCCAGTTCTATGTCGAGACGAAATGGAAGAGTGGAGTGCGTCCGAAGCGAATCTATTCGAAGAAGCACTGGACAAATACGGAAAAGATTTCAACGACATTCGACAAGACTTTGTGAGTACATATCGAAGCTGGGATTTACGTTCGGATGTGTTCCatgaattttatacaaatttttcttttttctttttttctctcgttctCCATGTTTAGTTGCCGTGGAAAACTCTAAAAAACATTATCGAATACTATTACATGTGGAAAACAACCGACAGATATGTGCAACAGAAACGGTTAAAAGCTGCCGACGCTGAATCGAAATTGAAACAGGTCTACATTCCCAATTACACAAAGCCCAATCCAGCTATCATAAATAATTCGTCGAAGGGAATAATGAATGGCAGTTCGAATGGTAATGGCAACGAGATCGCAACAATAAATGGTGGTAAACCATGTGAATCGTGCTCGGGAATAACATCGACACAGGTAATTGATATCAGCAGTACGGTTTGATTCGATTCCATAATTACTTATTGTTTGGTTCCTTTTATGTCGCAGTGGTACTCTTGGGGTCCAACGCATATGAATTGTCGCATATGTCATTCATGTTGGACGTACTGGAAAAAGTATGGAGGCCTTAAAGCAGCATCACGATTAGCTGATAGTGATATTGAAATGGTTAAAAAGAAGAGCGATGTTGATGATGGAACGAATGATCTATTAAATAGACCATCTCATAGGTAAGGCTTTGCCattaaaatgacaaaaaattccGAAGAGCAATGCGTATTCATGTGCATTCATTCATTCGTCCCCAATTCAGATGTTCGATTGTTAACTGTGGCAAAGAGTTTAAAGTAAAGGCACATCTAGCTAGACATTACGCTCAATATCATGGCATTGCAATCCGGTCTGGATCGCCACGACCAATTATGAAGACACGAACTGCATTCTATTTGCACACAAACGGCGCTACGAAACTATCAAGACGAATTTGTAGGCAAATTATTCGATCGAAAAAGGCAGCCAGACAGCCGTCGTTTGCCATCAATATTCAGGCGGCTAAACAAGAATGTAAGTAGATCGTTACGATAATGTGTAACCCATTGCCTGACGATGGACCGTTTCAGTTTCACTCGCAATGAAAGGCAAATCCGTTGCGGACATCGCTCATCTGTTGGTATATAAGAAAAAAGACCGAGGCAGTGTCACGCATATTGCAGATCGATTAGGCAGACCCGGTACAGTTGTCGGAGATTGGCTGATACTTACACCAAAGGATAAAATGCCCATACCAGATAAGGTATGGTTCCCGAAGCCGCCAAAGGCACCCGATGGCAGTTTAATGTACGAACGAATACCAAATAAGCCGGAACCAGAGAAACCACCTTTGCCGGTCTTAAACACAAATGCTAATTCGTCACCTTTGCTGAAGAAGCGACCGTTTGAAGAATTAAATGGAGGCGACAGTAAGTACACATTTCTATTGCTCTTTCCTCTAGCtacattttgatgaattgcaaattaaaaccaacaattccGTGCCAAGCAAatgattaatttaaattgtttatttctaTTGGTTTTTATTCTGACACGGACTGGGATGATGGTAAAAGTTGTTCGAACGAAATTGCcagcaaattaaaatgattttcccCACTAACGACCGCATTTGCATTTCGTTTATTTGCAGGCATTGCTGTAGTCGGCCCTCCATCGAAAAGACCAAATAAAGATCCAATGCCATCACATCGACCAACGCCTGAACAGTATGCTGCAATGATGGCCGCCGCTGCCGCTGCTGGTCAGCCATTGCCTAGACATCACGTAAGTTAAGAATAAATTCGTATCTTTGTGGCAGATTTTTAATCGAAACTTCCGTAAAACAGATGAACGGAAAACCTAAAATTGCTCAAATGACTAGGACAGGCTCTGGTCGAAAACAGGTTATTAGTTGGATGGATGCTCCGGATGATGTTTATTTTCGGGCAACAGCTGCTAGCAAGTGAGTGGAATTTGCGATTTTAATGTCGATTGCAGTTCATGTTCAGTTTGTTCAGAGTTGTTTCGGAATTCGATTCGTTACTAAAATTGCCATAGACAAATGGTTTATATTATCGACAATTATGCGAAAATTGCAGGTGATTTGTACCTCTTCGTCTATTATTCTTCGAAAGAAGTGTTGTGCTTCTGTAGAAATTACCTACGATTCAgccaaaaatttagaaattaacACTTCAGTCAATAGCTCTCTTTCGTTGGATGCCTTCTTTGCTTGGATTGCTTACCTCGTTATTCTAACTAATTAAGGGCTGCGTGCTGCAGTGAGTTAcctcaattttcgttaaacGCAAACAGAAATACGACATGACATCTGTTAGAACTTTCATGTACTTACTAGACCAATCTTTCATGTAGTGCGTAAATGATGTAATCTTCAGATCACTAAACCATTGCAAGAAGCGGTGGTCTGCATTTTAGTCAATTACACCAAGTGTCAAAAATATGCCTGTTATTGTGGAAGTAGCATGGCGTGCGTTTATTCCCAATATTTTCCAACCTGGAACTAGGGTCCTCCGCTTTAATCTAAAACTGCCAGTTCAAAAGCATCTCCGGGTGAAACGTTTGATCGTTGCAATCTGGAAATATATTTCCcaattttgatagttttttACTTGACACCAGTCTCTCCTAAGACCTATCACTAAAAGAAAGTCTATACGTCAAGTCATTGGCAGTATGGTGGAGTGGAGATACGTTGTCGACATTACCTAAATCAGTTTTTTGGCACCAGGCTGCTTCCTTTGCTCAAAATTTTAAACGCGAAGTAGGCTGATGGTTATTAGTGTCTTAGTATTGGGATTTGCTGTAATGGGCTTCACATTGGCTTAGCCAAACTTCGACACCAAAACCAATCCTACATTTTATGAAAGAGGTCGgcgatgaaaatattattgaagaaaaacaaaaacattcggATGAAGCTCAACTCCAAAAGAATATCACTTGTGCTACTCCATAACTATATTGGATCAAGACATTCGGCGAGCCTGTCAATTACAATCAAATAAACGTCCGAATAAGAGTGAAAAAACGACTCTGAAACGAATAATAGTTAAAAGTAATGTCTCCAATTTGGACATTTATTAGATTGTAATCGGCAGGCTCGCCGTATTATAATTCCGAAGCAATTCATTTTCGACAGAATATTATCAACAAAGTTGAatgtttgaaagatatttatgCTCTCCCGTCTCCTTCCCCGCCATTTCCAGAAAAGCTCGTAAAACCTTAACAATTGTTGACCTGCGAAGAGCAGCACGTAAACCATGGCgacatttacaaaatttcaaaggTACACCCCCGCAACTTTCAGCATCGGTTCCAACGCCCGTACCAACAACTCCCAGCGAATTACAGGTTGTGATATTAGACTGACCCGAGCCTCACCCTCATCCATACAACATGGACGCTCTTCTCAAtctcaattaacaaaaaaaagtgaaaaaaaactaaaaaaaaataaataaaaagaaacaaaaatttacaaaaaaaataattaattattgaattgATTAATTTGGACGAagataaaagaaaatggagaaattttttttaaaaaaaaaggaaggaAAAGTTGAAGAACATTATTCAAATAATGGAATTATGAAGTTCCAGGTTCCGAGAGTGTCaatagtgtttttttttcaatgttcaAAAGAAAAGTATGTTTGTCAAGATCATTTAAAACgataaagaaatgaaattaaatgaattgaaatccATCGATTGTCAATATTTcagcaaatttctttttcatcgcaatgtaacaaaacaaaaaatattgctaaattaaaaggtaaaattaataaataaaaaaaataatttaaaagaaaataaaaaaaaatgaagaaaattaataaggaaaaaaaactataattttaattaaacaaaaatctttttatatgaatgatgtaaacaaaacaaaaaagaaacatgcaaacaaaataaattttatgtgtaatttattttaaatatttttaaaacaacaaaaaaacaaaatcaattccCAATCGGGctttaatcaaataaaacaaaaaaaaccgaaaagaaaaacaaagaaaaaaaaacttaaaaagcAAAACAGAGACAagtttgaacaaaacaaaagaaaaattaacgaaacataaaataaggaaaaatattttatgctgAGTGTGATTTGtgttttctataaaaaataatGGTCTTTACGGTGCAATTTTATTGATCGGGTATTTAACATTCACTCATTTGAAGcaaagcaacaacaacaaaaaacacacAAGCAATATGCGACCAACTCTTTTCATTTgtacagaaatttttctttttgttttgttattttgaattcGATTGATTTGATTCGGATTCAATCCACTTTTAATAGCTAATGGAATTTCGGTGAGGAAACGAATACGTTTTCGATGCATAAAAATGCTGCAACATGCCATTTTCCGGTGATCGGGAGACATCAAACGGTGGTCGTACATCAAGTGGATGAAGGAacaaccacaaaaaaaaacaatttgagtTTGTTGGCGTTCATTTTTGCTTTCCAGATATGGTAGGTTGAGTAAACTCTGCCTCTATGTGCTCACAAAGCTTTACCGACTGGACGTAGATGACATTGTCATACTTAACATAATTATTACTTCTAAAGTCAAATTCTTCCgagatttattttaattgtaagTGACTGATTAGTGACCACTGTGACCAGTCGTACCAAAAGTAAACAGAAATTTGCCAGTCATTTTCTTgaaagacagaaaaaaaatatttttatttactgaagATAGAATCTTATCCTTGTGTGGATGGCTTGCAGCATTTTTATGTATCTAAAACATAGTTCGATTTTGCGGTTgcaaattaagttttttttttgtggaattttcgttttttcaatcaattgcAACAGAGTTTTGTTTCatcaagaagaagaaaaaaatgtcgtGTAAGGAAAATCGCGATTCGTTGGTTGTATTGAGGTAAATTAAATGATTGATTAATTTTAGTAATAATTCGTTTCTGTATTCATCACAATGTTGTCGGGCACCGTCATTTCACTGTCGGTCTCTCCATTTCTTCAGCTATTTGATGCAATGAATCGCGAATGACGAACTGTTTAGGAAAAACTGATTGTCGAGCACAGAAAGTCTAACAACAGGAAGTGAGTTGATTTTAAGTTGTTGTATCAAGTGCAAAAGAATTTGAATCTTGAAGCATAAAAATTGAACCGATCATCCGAGGTAAGTTTTCGATGTGACAACTTCTTTCCCGCCTTTCTTAAAGAAAGGCAATAGATGGCAAGTGGCAAAACAGTAGGTATATCTACTGATGTCAGCCTTGCATTTCTATGCGCCGATGTAACTGTCTTACAAAACAGTAGACGACGATTTCTTTCCCAAATATTTGTGTTACGAAAGTCGATATGCGTGTCGCATGTCGAGCAATACCATCCATTTTTTTAGTAGTTTGCATAACTAAACAACAGAACCATCACTCAGTACCATAGAAATATTATTTGAAGGAAAAGCTGCTTATGATTTCTTCGATGTGTCTCAGACAAATATTTGTCTATTAAATTGATTGGTAATGCAACATTCACACCTCTCACCAGTTGATccaaataatattattttttgcatttcatacagttaatgtcaaccaaatttatgGTTAGATTTGCTTCACCTGTTTTACCAGGTCATTCATACAACTTTTATGTCTTCATAAGTTTCTGTCTTTTTGTCATTATATATCTCACAATTGTAAAGTGAACTTTACAGTAGAGCAAGCGAACTTCAAGTAGCTCGATACATAAAACTATTTAAGCCATTAGAACTGTGAGCCGGTATCTCGGTTCTCGATGTAGTAATCAAGGTTTACTCCATCGTGAACCGAGATACCGTTTTACAGTTTTAGTAGCATAAATATCTGTAATATGCGCTCGCGTAGTAGTAATAAGACCGAACAATCACGCATAAGCACTGCTTATTAAGCAGTGTGactgtatgagtggatcagctggtAAACGAACGTAGCCACTAATTCGGTTGACATTGCCTGTAATATTTGATCACTTAGACATAGAAGTAGGCCCGGTTCGCAGATACAGAGAATAATGACGGTGAAAGTCAGTTAAGTAGGTTAAGAAAAATCAGATCTtactgaaacaaaaattggcaaATGAAATAGGTATCAAAATCAACGGACAGAACTGACTCTAAAACGTATCCTGAAACTTTTGAATAGACTTCATATAACGCAAGTGCAGAGAGACGTTTTAATTGTATTTCATTTGTACGGCCAACCGCACACGCATACAGCTATAAGTTAGTTAGTTTATTTCATGTCATAATATGAGTAAGGCCTTTCGGCCTTTTAAATTACATATTATTTGCGCAGAAGAAAAGTCGTTATATAAACCAAATGAGAACAGTTCAGTCATTACGGTGAAAAGAAAACGTAAACAATCGTAGGTCAAGGACGTCGATCTTGGTTTTAGTGGTGCAGAACCAATACAGCCTAATCCACTGGTACCGATGAAAATAATAGTAAGGCCAGTTGACGATTTGAATTAAACTATAAGTGGCGTAGGTTGTAGAGATCCACAATCGAAAAAGACATCCGAGAATGCTGGTTGCATTTGAGTCTGAGGTAGAAGCGAACAACATTAATCGGCTGTAGAATTGACTCCATTTGTGACCCGATCAGATGCTGTATTTGAGGTGTACATCCTGAGAGATGATTGGCGCCAGTGCAATATTAACCTCTTATTCCGTCCGTCCAAGTTGCCCACAGCGAGATTAACCGTTTTTAAGATGCTTGATCAGCATTTGTCGATGTCATCAGACGATTTTCGATTCAAAACAGTAATGGTGGCTTGCCGTCGAACAAAGACGAATCGAATGATGAAGATTTATTCGTGAATAATTGACGACGACGGTAATTGACGATAAAAATTCTCGTATCAAACATTCATCGTTCCACAGCACCAAATTGGATCCATAATCGATAAACAATCGAAAGTTTCCCTTACGGAAGTCTAATAAATCTGAATATACGGAACAGTAACTGGTCTAAATCGAGCACAAATATATACCAAGTAGCTGTAGTGAAGACATTGAAACTGGCCAAAGAGATGATGCACAAAAAACCGTTTCgtttatttaaacattttattcgtttaTCGGCGTAACAGTAGATAATTTTGCTCCCTTCTCAATAATTGGATAAATTATCGGGAGCTAGGAT of Bradysia coprophila strain Holo2 chromosome X unlocalized genomic scaffold, BU_Bcop_v1 contig_26, whole genome shotgun sequence contains these proteins:
- the LOC119069192 gene encoding metastasis-associated protein MTA3 isoform X2, translating into MTTNMYRVGDYVYFETSSSSPYQIRRIEELNKTPSGNVEAKVMCFYRRRDLPNPLVQLADKHQIETSDESPVAMKLKKMWLKLPVCEEQAVQSTVDDSMDALEEERNSPCANFPNKVKGESLSQKQRHQMKHRELFLSRQVETLPATHIRGKCSVTLLNETESLLSYLNKDDTFFYCLVFDPTQKTLLADKGEIRVGSSYQTEVPPLLRDGEKDPRLTESLETLVWTPHHNLTDRKIDQFLVVSRSVGTFARALDCSSSVKQPSLHMSAAAASRDITLFHAMDTLHKHTYSIESAMCSLVPSSGPVLCRDEMEEWSASEANLFEEALDKYGKDFNDIRQDFLPWKTLKNIIEYYYMWKTTDRYVQQKRLKAADAESKLKQVYIPNYTKPNPAIINNSSKGIMNGSSNGNGNEIATINGGKPCESCSGITSTQWYSWGPTHMNCRICHSCWTYWKKYGGLKAASRLADSDIEMVKKKSDVDDGTNDLLNRPSHRCSIVNCGKEFKVKAHLARHYAQYHGIAIRSGSPRPIMKTRTAFYLHTNGATKLSRRICRQIIRSKKAARQPSFAINIQAAKQEFSLAMKGKSVADIAHLLVYKKKDRGSVTHIADRLGRPGTVVGDWLILTPKDKMPIPDKVWFPKPPKAPDGSLMYERIPNKPEPEKPPLPVLNTNANSSPLLKKRPFEELNGGDSIAVVGPPSKRPNKDPMPSHRPTPEQYAAMMAAAAAAGQPLPRHHMNGKPKIAQMTRTGSGRKQVISWMDAPDDVYFRATAASKKARKTLTIVDLRRAARKPWRHLQNFKGTPPQLSASVPTPVPTTPSELQVVILD
- the LOC119069192 gene encoding metastasis-associated protein MTA3 isoform X3: MTTNMYRVGDYVYFETSSSSPYQIRRIEELNKTPSGNVEAKVMCFYRRRDLPNPLVQLADKHQIETSDESPVAMKLKKMWLKLPVCEEQAVQSTVDDSMDALEEERNSPCANFPNKVKGESLSQKQRHQMKHRELFLSRQVETLPATHIRGKCSVTLLNETESLLSYLNKDDTFFYCLVFDPTQKTLLADKGEIRVGSSYQTEVPPLLRDGEKDPRLTESLETLVWTPHHNLTDRKIDQFLVVSRSVGTFARALDCSSSVKQPSLHMSAAAASRDITLFHAMDTLHKHTYSIESAMCSLVPSSGPVLCRDEMEEWSASEANLFEEALDKYGKDFNDIRQDFLPWKTLKNIIEYYYMWKTTDRYVQQKRLKAADAESKLKQVYIPNYTKPNPAIINNSSKGIMNGSSNGNGNEIATINGGKPCESCSGITSTQWYSWGPTHMNCRICHSCWTYWKKYGGLKAASRLADSDIEMVKKKSDVDDGTNDLLNRPSHRCSIVNCGKEFKVKAHLARHYAQYHGIAIRSGSPRPIMKTRTAFYLHTNGATKLSRRICRQIIRSKKAARQPSFAINIQAAKQEFSLAMKGKSVADIAHLLVYKKKDRGSVTHIADRLGRPGTVVGDWLILTPKDKMPIPDKVWFPKPPKAPDGSLMYERIPNKPEPEKPPLPVLNTNANSSPLLKKRPFEELNGGDSFYSDTDWDDGIAVVGPPSKRPNKDPMPSHRPTPEQYAAMMAAAAAAGQPLPRHHMNGKPKIAQMTRTGSGRKQVISWMDAPDDVYFRATAASK
- the LOC119069192 gene encoding metastasis-associated protein MTA3 isoform X1, which translates into the protein MTTNMYRVGDYVYFETSSSSPYQIRRIEELNKTPSGNVEAKVMCFYRRRDLPNPLVQLADKHQIETSDESPVAMKLKKMWLKLPVCEEQAVQSTVDDSMDALEEERNSPCANFPNKVKGESLSQKQRHQMKHRELFLSRQVETLPATHIRGKCSVTLLNETESLLSYLNKDDTFFYCLVFDPTQKTLLADKGEIRVGSSYQTEVPPLLRDGEKDPRLTESLETLVWTPHHNLTDRKIDQFLVVSRSVGTFARALDCSSSVKQPSLHMSAAAASRDITLFHAMDTLHKHTYSIESAMCSLVPSSGPVLCRDEMEEWSASEANLFEEALDKYGKDFNDIRQDFLPWKTLKNIIEYYYMWKTTDRYVQQKRLKAADAESKLKQVYIPNYTKPNPAIINNSSKGIMNGSSNGNGNEIATINGGKPCESCSGITSTQWYSWGPTHMNCRICHSCWTYWKKYGGLKAASRLADSDIEMVKKKSDVDDGTNDLLNRPSHRCSIVNCGKEFKVKAHLARHYAQYHGIAIRSGSPRPIMKTRTAFYLHTNGATKLSRRICRQIIRSKKAARQPSFAINIQAAKQEFSLAMKGKSVADIAHLLVYKKKDRGSVTHIADRLGRPGTVVGDWLILTPKDKMPIPDKVWFPKPPKAPDGSLMYERIPNKPEPEKPPLPVLNTNANSSPLLKKRPFEELNGGDSFYSDTDWDDGIAVVGPPSKRPNKDPMPSHRPTPEQYAAMMAAAAAAGQPLPRHHMNGKPKIAQMTRTGSGRKQVISWMDAPDDVYFRATAASKKARKTLTIVDLRRAARKPWRHLQNFKGTPPQLSASVPTPVPTTPSELQVVILD